From Mycolicibacterium nivoides, a single genomic window includes:
- a CDS encoding NAD(P)-binding domain-containing protein: MTTQDLDITTADLAAQESLRLLGLDGNNWIAPRDDVDHDVAIIGAGQSGITTAHALLRAGVANVTVIDSGRQDADLAWQSRARMRTLRTAKSISGPELGNPALSFRAWYESNRGANAFDDIDRIPTSDWADYLSWFRAQTGIAVRRGIRVTDIAPGNTGLRLTLEQDGRRWTEHTRKLVLAGGVSGTGGPHVPAELRTLSNRLWAHTADLIDFDALHGKTVAVLGAAASAYDAAATALEAGAAEVHVYTRRPAVVVANLANRPNPLVQDVFHLLSDAERWEQRVRAARQGANVPEDSVARAAAFPNYHLHVSAPWSSASEQGGRVLVEAGDGARTFDFVIAGTGYQQDPATRPELATIAPYIARWQDVYPAPPGLENEILGLAPYLGPGYQLAEKELGSAPWLADIHVFSIGANVSFGRPVGDIPSLRIGVPRLAEAITRDLVLADLRAAGDPR, encoded by the coding sequence ATGACCACTCAGGACCTCGACATCACCACGGCCGATCTCGCCGCCCAGGAGTCTCTACGTCTGCTCGGGCTCGACGGCAACAACTGGATCGCACCGCGGGACGACGTGGACCACGATGTGGCGATCATCGGCGCCGGCCAGAGCGGTATCACCACCGCGCATGCGCTGTTGCGTGCGGGAGTGGCCAATGTGACGGTGATCGATTCCGGTCGGCAGGATGCCGATCTGGCCTGGCAGTCCCGGGCCAGGATGCGCACCCTGCGGACCGCCAAATCGATCTCGGGACCCGAGCTCGGCAATCCTGCGCTCAGCTTCCGCGCCTGGTACGAAAGCAACCGCGGCGCAAATGCTTTCGATGACATCGATCGGATCCCGACATCGGATTGGGCAGACTACCTGAGCTGGTTTCGGGCGCAGACCGGGATAGCGGTGCGCCGGGGGATCCGGGTCACCGACATCGCACCCGGCAACACCGGCCTTCGGCTGACCCTGGAGCAGGACGGACGCCGGTGGACCGAGCACACCCGCAAGCTGGTTCTGGCCGGTGGCGTCTCGGGCACCGGAGGGCCGCACGTCCCCGCCGAGCTACGGACACTCTCGAACCGGCTGTGGGCGCACACCGCGGACCTGATCGACTTCGATGCTCTGCACGGGAAGACCGTTGCCGTCCTCGGAGCGGCGGCGTCGGCCTACGATGCGGCCGCCACCGCCCTGGAGGCCGGTGCGGCCGAGGTGCATGTGTACACGCGCCGACCTGCCGTCGTGGTCGCCAATCTCGCCAACCGCCCCAACCCGCTGGTTCAGGACGTGTTTCATCTGCTCAGCGATGCCGAACGGTGGGAGCAACGGGTCAGGGCGGCCCGGCAGGGGGCCAACGTGCCCGAAGACTCTGTTGCCCGCGCCGCCGCCTTTCCCAACTATCACCTGCATGTTTCGGCGCCCTGGTCGTCGGCGTCCGAGCAGGGCGGCAGGGTCCTGGTCGAGGCGGGCGACGGGGCGCGGACGTTCGACTTCGTCATCGCCGGTACCGGCTACCAGCAAGATCCGGCCACCCGTCCCGAACTGGCCACAATCGCGCCCTACATCGCGCGCTGGCAAGACGTATACCCCGCCCCGCCCGGGCTGGAGAACGAGATCCTCGGCCTGGCACCCTATCTGGGCCCGGGCTACCAACTCGCCGAGAAGGAGCTGGGATCGGCACCGTGGTTGGCCGATATCCACGTGTTCAGCATCGGCGCCAACGTCAGCTTCGGGCGACCGGTCGGCGACATCCCGAGCCTGCGGATCGGGGTTCCGCGCCTGGCCGAGGCGATCACCCGCGATCTGGTGCTGGCCGACCTGCGTGCCGCCGGGGATCCCCGATGA
- a CDS encoding LLM class flavin-dependent oxidoreductase, whose protein sequence is MSTGHHEASWRLPESNPFAATDVNHYAELARTAERGTFDSLFLADSPQLNGDVGRRPLGVLEPLTLLTALVAVTERIGLIATASTSYNSPYNLARRFASLDHVSGGRAGWNIVTTATVDAARNFGLDELPDHTSRYARADEFVQVAQKLWDSWQDDAVVADKAAGVWGDRSKIHPPAHRGEHFSVEGPLNIPRSPQGYPLLVQAGSSEDGKALAARYAEAVFTAQQTFEEARAFYTELKARTIAGGRDPDTIKILPGIVPVIGSTEAEAAAKDRELDEAIVPEYAHRQLASTLRIPLERLELDRELPDDLLPEDAIEGAKSRYTLIVELARRERLTVRQLIGRLGGGRGHRTFTGTPEQVAETIEAWFRGGVADGFNIMPPTLPSSLELFVDHVVPILRARGLFRTEYTATTLRGHYGLARPANSHLLTEAILR, encoded by the coding sequence ATGAGCACGGGTCACCATGAGGCGTCGTGGCGCCTGCCCGAAAGCAATCCGTTCGCGGCAACGGACGTCAACCACTACGCCGAACTGGCCAGGACCGCCGAACGTGGCACCTTCGACTCGCTGTTCCTGGCCGACAGCCCCCAACTCAACGGCGACGTGGGCCGCCGTCCGCTCGGGGTGCTCGAGCCGTTGACGTTGTTGACGGCGCTGGTGGCGGTCACCGAACGAATCGGACTCATCGCCACCGCGTCAACCTCGTACAACTCGCCCTATAACCTGGCCCGCCGCTTCGCGTCGCTGGATCACGTCAGCGGCGGGCGCGCCGGCTGGAACATCGTCACCACCGCCACCGTGGACGCGGCCCGCAATTTCGGTCTCGACGAGCTACCCGACCACACGTCACGCTATGCGCGCGCCGACGAGTTCGTCCAGGTTGCCCAGAAGCTCTGGGACAGCTGGCAAGACGACGCAGTGGTCGCGGACAAAGCCGCCGGCGTGTGGGGGGATCGATCAAAGATCCACCCACCCGCTCACCGCGGTGAGCACTTCTCCGTGGAGGGCCCGCTGAACATCCCACGGTCCCCGCAGGGTTATCCCCTACTGGTCCAGGCCGGCTCGTCCGAGGACGGCAAGGCACTGGCAGCCCGCTACGCCGAGGCGGTGTTCACCGCGCAACAGACCTTCGAGGAGGCGCGAGCGTTCTACACCGAACTCAAGGCTCGCACCATCGCCGGGGGTCGCGACCCGGACACGATCAAGATCCTGCCGGGCATCGTCCCGGTCATCGGCAGCACCGAAGCCGAGGCCGCCGCCAAAGACCGTGAACTCGACGAGGCCATCGTCCCGGAGTACGCGCACCGACAGCTCGCCTCGACCCTGCGGATACCGCTGGAACGACTGGAACTCGATCGCGAGTTGCCCGACGATCTGCTGCCCGAAGACGCCATCGAAGGCGCCAAGAGCCGCTACACGCTCATCGTCGAACTGGCCCGGCGCGAACGTCTCACCGTACGCCAGTTGATCGGCCGCCTCGGCGGGGGCCGCGGGCACCGCACGTTCACCGGCACCCCGGAGCAGGTGGCCGAAACCATCGAGGCGTGGTTCCGCGGTGGTGTCGCCGACGGTTTCAACATCATGCCGCCAACACTGCCGTCCAGCCTTGAGCTGTTCGTCGACCACGTGGTGCCGATCCTGCGGGCCCGCGGTCTGTTCCGCACCGAATACACCGCAACCACGCTGCGCGGCCACTACGGGTTGGCCCGGCCGGCCAACTCTCACCTGCTCACGGAGGCGATACTTCGATGA
- a CDS encoding LysR family transcriptional regulator translates to MLDLRRMMLLSDLADLGSVTAVAERRSITSSAVSQQLRVLEEEAGAVLFRRDGRTLGLTRSGQVLAEHVRRVLVAVDEAMSAVAETRDRVSGQVAIATFNMGIPTLAVPLMQRLSTEEPNLRVQVQQDTSAAALRLLRQGEVDVAITCQYDFLGAESTGGLTTVPLLFEPLVLLAPTHSHLRIRKQGLSALADGFWVTGPQNSGLGIAAIHACESAGFTPQVKHRLIGAQNICELAATEIASAIVPRLSVPANLESLVVGGIELGGRAISAVVRAGRQRDPNIGLILRTLRAIADQALPGQPSESLGVAS, encoded by the coding sequence ATGCTGGACCTCCGCCGGATGATGCTCTTGTCCGATCTGGCCGACCTGGGCTCGGTGACCGCCGTAGCCGAGCGGCGCAGCATCACCAGTTCTGCTGTATCCCAACAACTTCGCGTGCTCGAAGAAGAAGCAGGAGCCGTGCTCTTCCGACGGGACGGCCGGACTCTCGGTTTGACCCGCAGCGGCCAGGTCCTCGCCGAGCATGTCCGCCGAGTTCTCGTCGCCGTCGACGAGGCCATGAGCGCGGTGGCCGAAACCCGGGACCGGGTGTCCGGGCAGGTCGCCATCGCCACGTTCAACATGGGCATTCCGACCCTGGCCGTGCCCCTGATGCAGCGCCTCAGCACCGAGGAGCCGAACCTGCGTGTACAGGTTCAACAGGACACGAGCGCGGCAGCGCTGCGGTTACTCCGCCAGGGCGAGGTTGACGTCGCGATCACCTGCCAGTACGACTTCCTCGGCGCGGAATCGACCGGCGGACTCACCACCGTGCCGCTGTTGTTCGAGCCGCTCGTGCTGTTGGCTCCCACCCATTCGCATCTGAGAATCCGCAAGCAGGGCCTGTCAGCGCTCGCCGATGGGTTCTGGGTTACCGGTCCGCAGAATTCGGGGCTGGGGATCGCCGCCATACATGCCTGCGAGAGCGCCGGTTTCACGCCACAGGTCAAGCACCGGCTGATCGGGGCACAGAACATCTGCGAGCTGGCGGCAACCGAGATCGCGTCGGCGATCGTGCCCCGGCTGTCGGTCCCTGCCAACCTGGAAAGCCTGGTCGTCGGAGGTATCGAGCTCGGCGGGCGGGCCATCAGCGCCGTCGTCCGCGCCGGCCGGCAGCGCGATCCGAACATCGGGCTGATCCTGCGCACACTGCGGGCGATCGCAGACCAGGCCCTACCCGGGCAGCCCTCCGAATCGCTCGGTGTCGCATCGTGA
- a CDS encoding aldo/keto reductase — MSDLERRRLGDNGPQVTVLGFGAMELRGEPHRNPRPLDESVAAEVLNTVLDEGINFIDTSVDYALSEERIGRHIGARRDEYFLASKAGCPLDFQPDAPPGPLPHDYSPANIRAGVEQSLRRLRTDRLDLVQLHISPSLQVLRRDGAVETLTELREEGKILSFGVSSTLPEIDDHLQIDEFSAFQVPFSALERDLETRIQIAGDRGFGIIVRGGVAQAGKREKTTVDGRPVTWADTGLDELRDQDSQQGFLLRYAITTPGVTTVIAGTADPDHVRQNAVAARRGPLPADVYAEARRRLDDAGITTAVIPADSPV, encoded by the coding sequence GTGAGTGATCTGGAACGGCGCCGGCTCGGTGACAACGGACCGCAGGTGACCGTCCTCGGTTTCGGAGCCATGGAACTACGTGGAGAACCACACCGGAATCCGAGACCGCTGGACGAGTCGGTGGCCGCAGAGGTGCTCAACACCGTGCTCGACGAAGGCATCAACTTCATCGATACCTCGGTGGACTACGCCCTCAGCGAGGAGCGCATCGGCCGGCATATCGGTGCCCGGCGCGATGAGTACTTCCTGGCTTCCAAAGCGGGATGCCCGCTGGACTTCCAGCCTGACGCCCCGCCTGGACCCCTTCCACACGATTACTCCCCGGCCAACATCCGCGCCGGCGTCGAGCAGAGTCTGCGACGGCTGCGCACCGACCGCCTCGACCTGGTGCAATTGCACATCAGCCCGTCCCTGCAAGTGCTACGGCGTGACGGCGCGGTCGAGACCCTGACCGAGCTGCGTGAGGAAGGCAAGATCCTGTCATTCGGAGTGTCCTCCACGCTCCCCGAGATCGACGATCACCTGCAGATCGACGAGTTCTCGGCGTTCCAGGTGCCGTTCTCGGCCCTCGAACGCGATCTGGAGACTCGTATCCAGATCGCCGGTGACCGCGGCTTCGGCATCATCGTGCGTGGCGGTGTGGCCCAGGCGGGCAAGCGCGAGAAGACCACTGTCGACGGACGTCCGGTCACCTGGGCCGACACCGGCCTCGATGAGCTTCGCGACCAAGACAGCCAGCAGGGATTCCTGCTGCGGTATGCGATCACGACTCCGGGCGTTACGACAGTCATCGCCGGAACGGCCGACCCGGACCATGTGCGACAGAACGCGGTTGCCGCGCGCCGGGGTCCGCTCCCGGCCGATGTGTATGCCGAGGCCCGGCGTCGCCTTGATGACGCGGGAATTACAACCGCGGTGATTCCTGCCGACAGTCCCGTGTAA
- a CDS encoding TauD/TfdA dioxygenase family protein, with translation MTDLTEKVRESGPLTDAGLDIVPVAGYIGAEIHGVDLRGELEAGVVDEIRDALHTYKVIFFRDQEIGHAEQIAFARNFGKVTPAHPHEEEPPEGFPEILPIDSRRYERHLGRKRTSYDNSWHTDVTALVNPPAASILRAHILPPYGGDTAWTNLVAAYENLPKELRDFADKLDIKHQFNARAVAGSQRDRKVREANLVTYHPAVRVHPVTGERALFVSPGFTRGAREIRGYSPTQSEAILKLLWDEATRTEYTVRFRWAPGSIAFWDNRATAHLAIADAGHLDYDRVLYRVTLEGDVPTGVDGRVSESVSGEPFFGS, from the coding sequence ATGACCGACCTCACCGAAAAAGTCAGGGAAAGCGGCCCTCTCACCGACGCCGGTCTGGACATCGTGCCGGTCGCGGGATACATCGGCGCCGAGATCCACGGTGTCGACCTGCGCGGCGAGCTGGAGGCCGGCGTCGTGGACGAGATCCGCGACGCCCTGCACACCTACAAAGTCATCTTCTTCCGCGATCAGGAGATCGGCCACGCCGAACAGATCGCGTTCGCACGGAATTTCGGCAAGGTGACCCCGGCCCATCCGCACGAGGAGGAGCCGCCGGAGGGGTTCCCCGAGATCCTGCCGATCGACAGCCGCCGCTATGAGCGTCATCTGGGCCGCAAGCGCACCTCGTACGACAACAGCTGGCACACCGATGTCACCGCACTGGTGAACCCGCCCGCGGCGTCGATCCTGCGCGCGCACATCCTGCCGCCCTACGGCGGTGACACGGCGTGGACCAATCTCGTTGCGGCGTACGAGAACCTGCCCAAGGAGCTCCGTGACTTCGCCGACAAGCTCGACATCAAGCATCAGTTCAACGCCCGTGCGGTGGCCGGCAGTCAGCGGGACCGCAAGGTGCGGGAGGCGAACCTGGTGACCTATCACCCCGCCGTCCGGGTGCATCCGGTCACGGGGGAGCGCGCTCTGTTCGTCAGTCCCGGCTTCACCCGCGGTGCCCGCGAGATCCGGGGTTACTCGCCGACACAGAGTGAGGCCATCCTCAAGCTGCTGTGGGACGAGGCGACCCGCACCGAGTACACGGTCCGGTTCCGTTGGGCTCCGGGCAGCATCGCGTTCTGGGACAACCGGGCCACCGCGCACCTGGCGATCGCCGACGCCGGCCACCTCGACTACGACCGGGTGCTCTACCGCGTCACCCTCGAGGGAGATGTCCCCACAGGCGTCGACGGACGAGTCTCCGAATCCGTTTCCGGTGAACCCTTTTTCGGATCCTAA
- a CDS encoding aldo/keto reductase, with product MTEAQPPIEHRRLGTGGPEVSAIGLGFMSFRTSAGAEDEKQATELVAEAIDLGVTLFDTADVYGPEFSEILLGKAIRGRRDALTIATKFGNALDRDSNPDARALDGRPEYVRTAIEGSLRRLGVDHIDLYYQHRVDPEVPIEDTVGALAELVAAGKVRHIGLSEPGPQTLRRAHAVHPIAAIQNEWSLFTRDIEVDTVPVARELGIGIVPYSPLGRGWLTGSVRSAEDIKGVQSRHPRFGADVFDHNRALADTVTEIAAQIGARPSQVALAWVLSRGQDVVPIPGTRHPEFLRENLGALTVELGAEHLGRLEAIADQVGGHRSIRPEHLGVEAPAAAAS from the coding sequence ATGACAGAGGCACAACCACCGATCGAGCACCGGCGGCTGGGCACCGGCGGGCCGGAAGTATCGGCAATCGGGCTGGGGTTCATGAGCTTTCGGACCTCAGCCGGCGCCGAGGACGAGAAGCAGGCGACCGAATTGGTCGCCGAGGCGATCGACCTGGGTGTCACGCTGTTCGATACCGCCGACGTGTACGGCCCCGAGTTCAGCGAGATCCTGCTGGGTAAGGCAATCCGGGGCCGGCGTGATGCGCTGACCATCGCCACGAAGTTCGGTAACGCGCTGGATCGCGACTCCAACCCCGACGCGCGTGCCCTGGACGGTCGGCCCGAATACGTCCGCACCGCGATCGAGGGTTCGCTGCGCCGCCTCGGGGTGGACCACATCGATCTGTATTACCAGCACCGCGTCGATCCCGAGGTGCCCATCGAAGACACCGTCGGGGCATTGGCGGAACTGGTTGCGGCGGGCAAGGTACGCCACATCGGCCTGTCCGAACCCGGTCCGCAGACCCTGCGCCGCGCCCACGCCGTCCATCCGATCGCCGCGATCCAGAACGAATGGTCGTTGTTCACCAGGGATATCGAGGTCGATACCGTGCCGGTCGCCCGCGAACTCGGCATCGGCATCGTGCCCTACTCGCCGTTGGGACGCGGTTGGCTGACCGGGAGCGTGCGCAGCGCCGAGGACATCAAGGGGGTGCAGAGCCGTCATCCGCGTTTCGGTGCCGACGTGTTCGACCACAACCGGGCGCTGGCCGACACCGTGACCGAGATCGCGGCTCAGATCGGTGCCCGGCCCAGCCAGGTCGCGCTGGCCTGGGTGCTCTCGCGTGGTCAGGATGTAGTGCCGATCCCCGGAACTCGCCATCCGGAGTTCCTCCGGGAGAACCTCGGAGCGCTCACGGTGGAGCTCGGTGCGGAACACCTGGGTCGACTGGAGGCCATCGCCGATCAGGTCGGCGGCCATCGGTCGATCCGTCCGGAGCACCTCGGTGTAGAGGCTCCAGCGGCGGCGGCTTCGTGA
- a CDS encoding NADPH-dependent oxidoreductase, producing MTVIARYGDIDAVLGVHSETLALQLAHRSVRRFTAEPVTDEQLSALVAAAQSAATSSNLQPWSVIAIRDPQRKARLARLANNQQFINEAPLFLVWVADLGRARRLAQRSGAALDGADYLETTIIGFVDTALAAQNAVMAAESLGLGTVFVGAIRNHPEEVAAELGLSPHAVATFGLAVGTPDPTENAGIKPRLPQDAVLHRERYDAQAADSHLPAYDERLAVYNNRYGLSGSWSERVLSRLAGPHSLSGRHRLREQLERLGLPSR from the coding sequence GTGACCGTCATCGCCCGTTACGGCGACATCGACGCGGTGCTGGGGGTGCACAGCGAGACGCTGGCACTGCAACTCGCGCATCGGTCGGTGCGCAGGTTCACCGCGGAACCGGTGACCGATGAGCAACTTTCGGCGCTGGTCGCCGCCGCCCAGTCGGCGGCTACCAGCTCGAATCTGCAACCGTGGAGCGTGATCGCCATCCGCGATCCGCAGCGCAAGGCCCGACTGGCGAGGCTGGCCAACAACCAGCAGTTCATCAACGAGGCACCGCTGTTTCTGGTCTGGGTGGCCGATCTGGGGCGAGCGCGCCGGCTGGCGCAGCGGTCGGGGGCAGCGCTGGATGGTGCGGACTACCTGGAGACCACGATCATCGGTTTCGTCGACACCGCACTGGCCGCGCAGAACGCGGTGATGGCCGCCGAATCATTGGGGCTGGGTACCGTTTTCGTCGGGGCGATCCGCAACCACCCCGAAGAGGTAGCAGCCGAGCTGGGACTGTCGCCACACGCCGTGGCGACCTTCGGCCTCGCCGTCGGTACTCCCGACCCGACAGAGAACGCGGGAATCAAGCCGCGGTTGCCCCAGGACGCGGTGCTGCACCGTGAGCGGTACGACGCCCAGGCGGCGGATTCGCATCTGCCCGCCTACGACGAGCGGCTGGCGGTCTACAACAACCGCTACGGTCTGTCGGGCAGCTGGAGTGAGCGGGTGCTGAGCCGGCTGGCCGGCCCGCATTCGCTGTCCGGGCGACACCGGCTGCGCGAGCAACTGGAACGCCTGGGCCTGCCCTCGCGCTGA
- a CDS encoding acyl-CoA dehydrogenase, producing the protein MTTDSVLTARAVPRGQQLQEVLDAIAADYRRRLDEGGHEPPGHGLSLVREHRLGAVRLAGELGGGDFTVPEFFELVIRLAQADPDLTHILRVHYATVEELQRVPGSPAKDRWLSVVAEGHLIGGVSSELTSARVGGQAYDTKLVRSADGLRLTGRKFYSTGAQFSDYVRATAENEKGAPVAAVIPADRAGIVHADDWDGIGQRHTGSGTTIFEDVAVHDDEVLPIGTNVGVDRARGALVQLYLHAIAAGILKTLTAEAATLVRDRHRTYTFATTDTPSADPQLLEIVGEIDAVAYTAEALVLRAATELAPALDTARVSGIDARLEDQGAVAAARVKVAIEQPALRAASRIFDAGGASSVRSASHLDRHWRNLRTLFSHNPTVYKARVLGDVAVNGAKLPDTGFF; encoded by the coding sequence ATGACCACCGACTCGGTACTGACGGCCCGTGCCGTTCCGCGGGGACAACAGCTGCAGGAGGTGCTCGACGCGATCGCCGCCGACTACCGCCGACGCCTGGACGAGGGCGGCCACGAACCACCCGGGCACGGGCTGAGCCTGGTGCGTGAGCATCGACTGGGCGCGGTCCGACTGGCAGGCGAACTCGGCGGCGGTGACTTCACCGTGCCCGAGTTCTTCGAACTGGTCATCAGGCTGGCCCAGGCCGACCCCGACCTGACCCACATCCTGCGGGTGCACTACGCGACAGTCGAGGAACTGCAGCGTGTCCCGGGCAGCCCGGCCAAGGATCGGTGGCTGTCCGTGGTGGCCGAAGGTCACCTGATCGGAGGGGTGAGCTCTGAGCTGACCAGCGCCCGAGTGGGCGGCCAGGCCTATGACACGAAGCTCGTGCGCTCCGCGGACGGGCTGCGGCTGACCGGCCGCAAGTTCTACAGCACCGGCGCCCAGTTCTCCGACTACGTGCGCGCCACCGCCGAGAACGAGAAAGGCGCGCCGGTCGCCGCGGTGATTCCGGCCGACCGGGCCGGCATCGTCCACGCGGACGACTGGGACGGGATCGGCCAACGCCACACAGGTAGCGGGACAACCATATTCGAGGATGTCGCGGTGCACGACGACGAGGTGTTGCCGATCGGCACCAATGTCGGAGTGGACCGGGCGCGCGGCGCGTTGGTGCAGCTGTACCTGCACGCGATCGCGGCCGGAATCCTCAAGACCCTGACCGCCGAGGCCGCGACGCTGGTCCGTGATCGCCACCGCACCTACACCTTTGCCACCACCGACACCCCGTCGGCCGACCCGCAGCTGCTGGAGATCGTCGGTGAGATCGATGCGGTGGCCTACACCGCCGAGGCATTGGTGCTGCGGGCGGCGACCGAGCTGGCCCCGGCCCTCGACACCGCCCGGGTCAGCGGGATCGACGCCCGCCTGGAGGATCAGGGCGCCGTGGCCGCCGCCCGGGTCAAGGTGGCGATCGAACAGCCCGCATTGCGGGCCGCCTCGCGCATCTTCGATGCCGGCGGCGCCTCGTCGGTGCGATCGGCGTCGCATCTGGACCGGCACTGGCGCAATCTTCGAACCCTGTTCTCCCACAACCCGACCGTCTACAAGGCGCGGGTGCTCGGCGATGTCGCGGTCAACGGGGCAAAGCTGCCTGACACCGGCTTCTTCTGA
- a CDS encoding ABC transporter substrate-binding protein, with protein sequence MTIRRAVAAILIVAGSVSACSDAPSPTRAPGARGGDLTYLDAEAPASLQIQVSYWQNSLLKDQMLDRLVYQDPKTFDFVPWIAQKWTVDPSKRIYEFTIRDGASYSNGQPVDAESVRRNLEWEAKGDKDKGITRNTYFPEVDSITADPARRTVRVALRKPYAPFIAVLSLNTSGLVADATIDATKEQQSVVTNLIGSGPFVATSEIPDKQIVLSKRRGYNWAPATAPHQGEAYLDTVTVIPVTEDSVRVGALRAGQADAVRYSQPPDERLLTREGFDVRGLRTPGLANTLDVRQTAPFMRDINVRKAIGFGIDRNEILHTLYTDNWKPAQNIVTKNFPGYTDRSDAVRFDPNEAIRRLEASGWTHVNTDGYRVKDGHELAVKIYVDVYDHTAKPMYELIQRQLRRIGIRLVIRQTDFANYPTASIEDSVGLRRNGWPTADPVRLWQNYDSKGGDLYALDGADPAIDRMLHAQIEATDPAERLKVLEEYNSYVIDNAYSIPLLEDTQIFAVAPRVRGFANAANSVPWFYNAWIDDTSAATTGKD encoded by the coding sequence GTGACGATCCGACGGGCGGTGGCCGCGATCCTGATCGTCGCCGGCTCGGTGAGCGCCTGCTCCGATGCCCCGTCCCCCACCCGGGCGCCCGGCGCCCGGGGTGGCGACCTGACGTACCTGGACGCCGAGGCGCCTGCCTCCTTGCAGATCCAGGTCAGCTACTGGCAGAACAGCCTGCTCAAGGACCAGATGCTGGACCGCCTGGTCTACCAGGACCCCAAGACGTTCGACTTCGTGCCGTGGATCGCGCAGAAGTGGACTGTCGACCCGTCCAAGCGCATCTACGAGTTCACCATCCGCGACGGAGCCAGCTACAGCAACGGCCAACCGGTCGACGCCGAGTCGGTGCGCCGCAACCTGGAATGGGAAGCGAAAGGAGACAAAGACAAAGGCATCACGCGCAACACCTACTTCCCGGAGGTCGACTCGATCACGGCCGACCCCGCACGCCGCACCGTCCGCGTCGCGCTGCGCAAGCCGTACGCGCCGTTCATCGCGGTGCTGTCGTTGAACACCTCAGGTCTGGTCGCCGACGCCACGATCGACGCCACCAAGGAACAGCAGTCTGTCGTCACCAACCTGATCGGGTCCGGACCGTTCGTCGCGACCTCGGAGATCCCGGACAAGCAGATCGTGCTGTCCAAGCGCCGGGGCTACAACTGGGCACCGGCGACCGCGCCGCACCAGGGCGAGGCGTATCTGGACACCGTCACCGTCATCCCGGTGACCGAGGACAGCGTCCGGGTGGGGGCGTTACGGGCCGGGCAGGCCGACGCCGTCCGCTACTCCCAGCCCCCGGATGAGCGCCTGCTGACCCGGGAGGGCTTCGATGTGCGCGGGCTGCGCACTCCCGGTCTGGCCAACACCCTCGACGTCCGCCAGACCGCTCCTTTCATGCGGGATATCAACGTACGCAAAGCGATCGGCTTCGGAATCGACCGCAACGAGATCCTGCACACCCTCTACACCGACAACTGGAAACCCGCCCAGAACATCGTCACGAAGAACTTCCCCGGCTACACCGATCGCAGTGACGCGGTCCGCTTCGACCCGAACGAGGCGATCCGGAGGCTGGAAGCCTCCGGATGGACCCACGTCAACACCGACGGCTACCGGGTCAAGGACGGCCACGAGTTGGCGGTGAAGATCTATGTGGATGTTTACGACCACACCGCCAAGCCGATGTACGAACTGATCCAGCGGCAATTGCGGCGCATCGGCATCCGGTTGGTCATCCGCCAGACCGACTTCGCCAACTACCCCACCGCCAGCATCGAGGATTCGGTGGGTCTGCGGCGCAACGGCTGGCCCACCGCCGACCCGGTGCGGTTGTGGCAGAACTACGACAGCAAGGGCGGCGATCTGTACGCCCTCGACGGCGCGGACCCGGCGATCGACCGCATGCTGCATGCCCAGATCGAAGCCACCGATCCGGCCGAGCGGCTGAAAGTGCTCGAGGAATACAACAGCTACGTCATCGACAACGCGTACTCCATTCCGCTGCTCGAAGACACCCAGATTTTCGCCGTCGCCCCACGGGTGCGGGGATTCGCAAACGCGGCCAACTCGGTGCCCTGGTTCTACAACGCCTGGATCGACGACACCTCGGCCGCAACCACCGGAAAGGATTGA